One segment of Micromonospora parathelypteridis DNA contains the following:
- a CDS encoding pirin family protein produces MERTESMLAQTRPPGVADVDPGSVLLPGHDVPLGRYTTVRRLLPQRPRRMVGAWCFVDHFGPDDVAQRPGMEVPPHPHTGLQTVTWLLEGEILHRDSLGNVQPIRPGQLNVMTSGNGIAHSERSPAIHPPVMHGVQLWVALPDPARAGAADFAHHADLPRWRDGELDLTLLVGEFAGRRSPAVVHTPLVGVQLELSGEAPTTLSLRPDFEYAVLAMSGSAEAAGVGFEPGALLYLGSGRREVAVRGGVGARLLLLGGTPFEEPLVMWWNFVGRSHEEVAAAREDWMAGDGRFGVVADDPAPPLPAPALPTTRLKARDRTGGLHG; encoded by the coding sequence GTGGAGCGTACCGAATCAATGCTGGCGCAGACCCGACCACCTGGCGTGGCCGACGTCGATCCCGGCAGTGTGCTGTTGCCTGGCCACGACGTGCCGTTGGGGCGGTACACCACGGTGCGGCGGCTGCTGCCGCAGCGCCCCCGCCGAATGGTCGGCGCCTGGTGTTTCGTGGACCATTTCGGGCCGGACGATGTGGCGCAGCGGCCCGGCATGGAGGTGCCGCCGCATCCGCACACCGGCCTGCAGACGGTGACCTGGCTGCTGGAGGGTGAGATCCTGCACCGGGACAGCCTCGGCAACGTCCAGCCGATCCGGCCCGGTCAGCTCAACGTGATGACCTCGGGGAACGGCATCGCCCACTCCGAGCGGTCACCTGCCATCCATCCGCCGGTGATGCACGGCGTGCAGCTCTGGGTGGCACTGCCGGACCCGGCGAGAGCGGGGGCGGCTGATTTCGCCCATCACGCCGACCTGCCGCGCTGGCGTGACGGTGAGCTGGACCTCACCCTGCTGGTCGGCGAGTTCGCCGGGCGGCGGTCGCCGGCGGTGGTGCACACCCCGCTGGTCGGTGTGCAGCTGGAGCTGAGTGGCGAGGCGCCGACCACGCTGTCGCTGCGGCCCGATTTCGAGTACGCCGTGCTGGCGATGTCCGGGTCCGCCGAGGCCGCCGGGGTGGGGTTCGAGCCAGGGGCGCTGCTCTACCTGGGCTCGGGCCGCCGCGAGGTGGCCGTACGTGGCGGGGTCGGAGCGCGGTTGCTGCTCCTGGGCGGTACGCCGTTCGAGGAGCCGTTGGTGATGTGGTGGAACTTCGTCGGTCGCTCGCACGAGGAGGTCGCCGCCGCCCGGGAGGACTGGATGGCTGGGGACGGACGCTTCGGCGTGGTCGCCGACGATCCGGCGCCGCCGCTGCCAGCGCCCGCCCTGCCCACCACCCGCCTCAAGGCCCGTGACCGCACCGGCGGCCTGCACGGCTGA
- a CDS encoding MazG-like family protein codes for MDESIWEAARASRSWLDGANGTGQTELTCRILKLTEEAGEASAAWIGLLGQNPRKGVTHTREDVAAELADVAFTALVAIESLGLDARTVLDACATKVSSRLAG; via the coding sequence GTGGACGAGTCGATCTGGGAGGCGGCCCGTGCGTCGCGCAGCTGGTTGGACGGGGCGAACGGTACTGGGCAGACCGAACTGACCTGCCGCATCCTCAAACTGACCGAGGAGGCGGGGGAGGCGTCCGCCGCCTGGATCGGTCTGCTCGGGCAAAATCCGCGCAAGGGCGTCACCCACACCCGCGAGGACGTCGCAGCGGAGTTGGCCGACGTGGCCTTCACCGCGTTGGTGGCCATCGAGAGCCTAGGACTGGACGCGCGGACGGTCCTGGACGCCTGCGCCACGAAGGTGAGCTCCCGCCTAGCGGGGTGA
- a CDS encoding cell wall-active antibiotics response protein translates to MRTAPLAGRQAGTFVLADGLSSFDLRVADLGDDLYRISSPAGSGVAARPTVQGETVRLGLVETGASGTRAVRVLLNERVAWRLQLVGGVSGQVLDLTRARLLGVELAGGSTRTDLVLPAVSGGTMTVRLTGGTSQLDIRVPGTPPVRVRAGAGAGSVVVRDERWDGVAAGAVLGTPEWDRATDRIYLDMVAGAGAVTVSSSTR, encoded by the coding sequence GTGAGGACTGCGCCGCTCGCGGGTCGGCAGGCGGGCACTTTTGTGCTCGCGGACGGGCTGTCCTCGTTCGACCTGCGGGTGGCTGATCTGGGCGACGACCTCTACCGGATCAGCAGCCCGGCCGGTTCGGGCGTGGCGGCGCGGCCGACGGTGCAGGGGGAGACTGTCCGGCTCGGCCTGGTGGAGACCGGGGCGTCCGGGACGAGAGCCGTGCGGGTGCTTCTCAACGAGCGGGTCGCCTGGCGGCTTCAACTGGTCGGCGGGGTGAGTGGGCAGGTTCTGGATCTGACCCGCGCGCGGCTTCTGGGGGTGGAACTTGCCGGCGGGTCGACCCGTACCGACCTTGTTCTGCCGGCGGTCAGCGGCGGCACGATGACGGTGCGGTTGACCGGCGGGACCAGCCAGCTCGACATCCGGGTGCCGGGCACACCACCGGTCCGGGTCCGGGCGGGAGCGGGCGCCGGCTCAGTCGTGGTACGCGACGAACGCTGGGACGGGGTGGCCGCGGGTGCGGTGCTCGGTACCCCCGAATGGGACCGTGCGACCGACCGGATCTACCTCGACATGGTCGCCGGCGCGGGCGCCGTGACGGTGTCGTCCAGCACTCGGTGA